The genomic window AAGGGAATGTGGAATTTTGAATGTTGACCAAGGTGTCATTCGCTTAACAGCTCTTTCGGGATTTATAATACTGTATTCACCAGACTGTTCACTTTTTAGAACAAAGGTGCATGAGCTATGACATAAAGAATTAGCATGAGTTGCTATCGAAAAACTAAACCCTAGTAAAGAAATTAATAACTTTTTAAATTTTATCATTTTTGTCCAATATAATTATTATGGTTTCAATATGAACTGTTTATTACCAAGCTTAAATCAAGCCACTTCAAATGGTTACGTCAACTATGGGTATTTCAAAACACATAGATTTGACCGAACCAATAATTCTCTCATTACTGACAAAATGGCACAACAGCGGACATAGACGGTTAGCTATTACAGCAATCTTGTCCTTCTTGGATTGGTGGGCATTTAGCAGTTCCATAAGAACAGAAAACGCAACAATCACCTTTTAAGGGCTTTAATAATGCTTTGCATGATTCACATTCATAGAACCACTGACAGGCATTGGTTGGCATTTTTTCTGTTTTATTATGTCCGCACTCTGGACAAGTTATTGTTGAGTTTAATTTTATACTTTGCATATTATCTCCTTTATAGGTTTTACAATATCTAATACTGACATTACGACCATTAAACTTATGCCAAAGTAGAATAAATAGGTGCTCCAACCATATTGCCAAAGAGGATATAGTGTTAGTAAAACAGCTGTAGGACCAAGAATACTTAAAGCACCTCTTAAATGGCTTTTATTGCGATACCAATTATATATATTTACGAGTAACGCAAGGGTAGCGAAAATAGGTAGTAAAGTATTTACTGCAACGCCTTCAAAAAACGAAAGAAATCCCAAACCAAATACGGATACCAACGAGCCTAATGCAGGAAAACAGGCAGTACAACTAAGGGCTGCTATCAAAACCCCACCAGAGCCAACTTTATCGAGTAATTTGTTTATCATATAGAATCATTCCTAAGTAATTTATCATCACGATAAACCCCGTATACAGATACGGAGTCAACAATTACTTTAATGAGTCAATAATAGGGCAAGAATATTGGTCTTGATTGGTTTTACATGAATTTGTCATTTTACTAATAACGCTCTCTAGACGCTGTAAATCAAATATTTTATTTCGAATTATATCCAATTTTTGCAAACCTAGGCTTTCTACTTGGGCGCAGTTATTTTCCATAGACATTAGTGAGGATATCTCTTTTAATGTAAAGCCAAGAGCTTTTGCTTTAGCGATAAACCTAAGCTTGTCTTCAATAGCACTACTATATAAACGATAACCATTTTCTGGCTTAATAGGTTGAGAAATAAGTCCTTTTTTTTCATAAAACCTTATGGTCTCAATATTTATATCTAACTCTTTGGCGAGCTTGCCAATTGTCTTCATACCTATAGTCACTTATAAAGTTAAATGATTTCACAATCTGAGAAATGAAGTATATTAAATCATTGCTTATCGTTCAATTAAGTCATTATTGCTAATAACGCTGAGTGTCTTTTTTGAGCCTTGAACTAGACGTTAGCTATAACTACTTGCTAATTTCCGCTTTAACGCACCAAGGGGACATTAGAACCTACAAATATTAGGCTAAAACTAAATTGGTTTGGACTTTTGTTTAACCGTCACTTATGCCGATTTGAAGACCTAAGGTGTTAGAAACATACCTAAAGTTTTGGGACAGTAAGCGCTCGTAAATTGAGAACATAATCACTATTCCTAGCAGTCACAATGAGCCGAAAGCCGACATTTTTTAGGTTTATTTCAATTCAATAATTAGCCCACAGTGTCATCAAAACAGACATTCTGAACTTCCCTAACCTTGCTAGAAAACAAATGAGTTACATCGTAACCTCAACTAGAGGTGTTTATAAGCAAAGTCAAGGAAGTCCACTAGGGTATTTGAACAAAACAATAACGTTTCTTTTCCCTCAATTTACATCTGCTATAATTATATTTCGCTCTAAAGGTTGGGTGTTTTATGAAATTTTGTGCTTTTGTTATATTATTATCGTTTTTCTCACTATCAACGTTTTCAAAATCAATAACGTTAAGTCGAGGGGAAGATGCTGTATTACAAAATTTTTCTGAATTAATACTTCAAAAAGCATATCAAAAAATAGGTATTGAATTAAAGGTAATACATGTACCCATTGCTAGATCTTTGGTCTTGGCAAACAATGGCATAATAGATGGTGATGTCTCAAGAATTTCAAAAATTGAAAATCAATATGGCAACTTAATAAAAATTCCAGTACCAATTAATCATATTGATATCAGAATGTTTACTTATAATAAAAAGCTATTGGAGAATAAAAATAACATAAATGGTTTTTATCGGATGGGATGTGTTCGAGGATATTAGGCGACAATTAGCTTGGCCGGGTCGCGACAATTAGGTTGACCGGTTTTGGTACACTTTAGATATATCAAATTCAATAGAGAAAGATATGTCTGGAAAACCCATAACCAAGCAACAGGTTAATTTATATATGTCTTATCGTAAGGATCATAAACAAACAGCAGCCGCTGCCCAATCTGGTATGTCAGAGCGTACAGCTCGGCGTATCGAATCCGGCCAGCATTCAACCACACATCTCCCTAGGGTTTATCGAACACGCAAAGATCCATTTAATGGTGCGTTTGAAGAGCATCTAGTGCCATTGCTCAAAGCAGATCCTGAACTTCAACCCATAACTTTATTAGATCAGCTCGATACACTCATGCCAGGTAAATTTGGTCACAATCATTTACGTACGTTACAACGTCGAGTCAAAAAGTGGTTGGCAACTGAAGGGCCAGAGCAAGAAGTTATCTTTCGTCAAAAGTACATGCCAGGGTTTATGGGGATATCTGATTACACTTGGATGAACAAACTTGAAATATCTATTGCAGGCCAAGCATTTTCTCATAAGCTTTTTCATTACAAGTTAGTGTTCAGTGGCTGGACGTATGCTCAACTTGTCTTTGGTGGTGAAAGTTTCGAATCACTCTCTACAGGTTTACAAAATGCATTTTGGCGCAGTGGTGGTGTACCACAGACACACCGAACCGATAGCTTAAGTGCTGCATTCAATAATCATTATGAACAGGAAGCGTTAACTGAACGCTATCAAAAGCTATGTGCTCACTATAGCGTTGTTGCGACGCGTAACAATAAAGGTGTAGCTCATGAAAATGGTGCGATTGAAGTGGCACATAGCCATTTAAAACGAAAAGTAGATCAGCAATTACGACTACGTGGCAGTCGTGATTTCGCGACAATTACCGAGTACCAATCGTTTCTTGATGTAATTGTCGCCAAAATTAATCGCCAATGCAAAACTCGATTTGATGAAGAGCGCAAGCACTTAAATGATTTGCCTAAACGTCGTACCAACGACTTCTGCGAACAATACGTTAAAGTTACCTCTAGCAGCACCATCAGTGTTAAACGTGTGACGTATACCGTACCTTCTAGATTAATTAGTCATCGATTACTTGTACACATTTATGATACTCGGCTGGATTTATTTCTTGGTCATGAAAAAACGTTATCCCTGTCTAGAGTCTATGCTCAAGGACACTTAAGATCACGAGCAGTAGATTATAAACATGTGATCCACTCACTTGCGAAAAAGCCCAATGCGTTCAAATACTCGCAGTTACGAGAAGATTTGATCCCAGAAGGTGACTTCAGTTTGTTGTGGCAGCAGTTAACAGCAGAGCATGTTAGCGATAAAGACTGTCGTTATATGGTTGAATTATTGTTACTCGCTCATAACTATAATTGCGAGCATGCCCTTGGTCGTTATGTCTTGAAAAACCACGAGCAAGGTAAGTTTATATCTATTGATATGTGCCGTAAATTGTTTGCCCCTAGCACGCTCGTCATACCAAACATTGTCAGTCATCAACATCAAATAAGTGATTACGATATATTGCTTGGAGGGTTACATGGCTAATATTCTAAGCTTACCAATATTACTGAAAGAGCTGCGCTTAAGTGCGATAGCCAAAGAATGGGAAGTCCTTGCCCAAAAGGCTGTTTCACAGGAGTGGGAGCCTGAATTATTCCTTGCCGAGCTATGTGAACTTGAAGCTAATCATCGTCATGAAAGTCGATTAAAACGGTTACTTAAAGAGAGTAAATTACCCGTAGGTAAACAACTACATCAATATAAATTTGACGAAATAGAAGGTATTACGTCACTGCAAATGAAACAAAAAGTTAATCAGATTGACTGGCTTAGACAAGGCCATAATATCTTATTGTTTGGTGCTAGTGGTTTAGGGAAAACTCACTTAGCGTGTGCTATTGGTTACTCATTACTTGAAAAAGCAGTGCGCGTTAAATTCAGCACTAGTACAGCTATTGTTCAAGAACTCCAACGTGCAAAAGAAACGTTGGGCTTAACTGATGCCCTAAGAAAACTCGATAAATATGAGCTGTTGATATTAGATGATATCGGCTATGTGAAAAAGACTGATAGTGAAAGTCAGGTGTTGTTTGAACTGATTGCACATCGTTATGAACGAGGCAGTTTGTTGATCACATCGAATCAAGCATTCAGTGAGTGGGATAGTATATTTGGTGACAACATGATGACTGTTGCTGCTATCGACAGACTTGTTCACCACAGTGATATCTATCAAATAAAAGGAGAAAGTTACCGAAAAAAACAAGCTATGCAACTAAATTCAAATACCGGCCAAGTTAATTGACGCCAACCGGACAAGTTAGTTGACGTCTAATACGAGGACTTATTCTTGTGGAAAAAATATCAACAACAATGAAAGTGGACTGCTATAAAGTTAATGGTCACAAAGAAGGTATTAATATGTTAAATAAAAATAGAATTGACGTGTTACTTTTACCTCTAACGATAGGTGCCTATTTTAAGAGCGTCGATTCTAAATTTTCTACCAGCCATTACAGTGAATCACTAGGCCGTGAACCGTTGTTTCATTATCTCCATAAAAAACATCACAAATTGGTTCCTAAACTGACTTTAATATTGCAACAAATGAATATTGATATTTATGAAAAAACTTATAGAGACTCCTTGAAAGAAACTCTTCCCCCGATGGTAATTCAAGTGTTCTAATAAATTAACTATATCTTTAGTGTGTATTGATAAATAGTAAGCTGATAAAATAGTGATACCCTATATAGTTACAATTAATATTTTTATTAAAATAAAATCTACAATTTCTTTATGTTCAGCTTATTGAGATGTCTGAGTAATATTCGCCAAACCAATCTAAATTTATATGACGATTTCACCTAAATCACCTTAAAAGTAATATTCTACTTCATCCAAACTATAAAAGGTTCATGACTGTTTTTTCTTACTAATTTTGACGCGAAAAATTATAAATTATTTCAGGTGTCCGCCTACAATGATTAGCAGATCACCACGCATAAAAGCTCGAAGTTGATCAATGGCAATAGTCAATGATGGTTTGCCATTGTTCTTGGCTAAGCGTAATTCTCATGTTTATCTCCTAAATTAAGTGGGGAGATAACATGCCCGATATCAAACGCTAACAGCAGGTGCCGTTAGCTATAAGGTTACATATAATGTATTGCCTTATCAGTATAGACTTTGCTTTGCTTAATAATGATATTTGGTTTATAACTACAGTAAGAATATTAATAAATCGCCCCAATTGATGACTAATAAATCCATAAAAAACAAATCGATTCGTCTTAGAATAATCTTTTTAATTATTTTGGTTTTTACTCTTGTATTAGTGTTTTTTTCATATTTTTTAAAAGATTTTATTACTGGAGTTGAACAAGATTTAGGTAAAAAAATGGTGCTTCAACATGCCATTATCAACAAAGAAAAAGCCCTCAGTCATTTTACACAAAACTTAAATCTAGTTAAACGTTCCTTGCTCAATAATACATATCAAGACTGGATGAAAAATAACGATAATGAAAAATTTAAAACAAAAGCGATTCAGTCTGTTAAAAAAGACTGTCAAGTTATAGATTGCTATGGCTGGTTTATCCTTTCAATTGCCCCCCTTACTAGTATTGATTGGAATAAAGAGAGCAATACCATAAAAACGGTTCCGCTGAAATTAGAAGAAAATTCTTGGCTACCAAAAAAGCTAAAAGAAAATAATGAGTTTTATGTCGATGCTGATATTAATACTATTGATGGAAACACCTATGTTTTTTTTGATTATATAGTAAGAGAAAATGATCAAGTCATTGGAACGGTTGGAAGCTACGCATTAGTCTCAACTATTACTAATCAATTACTCAGTACCTCTAACCAAGATATTTTAGATGTACTTATTGATAATCATGGTGTATTTCGTACTAGTTTGAATGAAAATACCAGTCGTTATCATCCCTCTCTTTCAAAGTTTTTGTCCAACAAAGAATGGCATCAAGTCATCGGGGATGATCTAGATAAAAGCAGCTTAATAAAACTAAAAAATAATACTAATAGTCATTTGGTAAAAACGATTGATATCAGAATTAATGAAGTTAATTATATAGCCGCTATTGTGTATATCGAGGAAATAGAATGGTATGCAATGAGTTTATTTTCAAAAGAAGCAATGGAAGGAAGTATTGTTATTCTGCCTCTCTTTTTAGTTGGCACCCTACTTCTTTTTAGCGTTATTGCACTTACACTTTATTTTTTGAACAAGCTGGTTTTTAAACGACTTATCGTGATGAACAAATCAGTTAATAACATTGCATTAGGTAATTATAAAGACTTAATTAAAGATTGTCGTTCGGATGAATTAGGTACTTTAGCTCAAGGGATAAACACCATGAGCCAAGAAATTTCAAAGAATCTATCAAAGATAAAGTCTCAGAATAATGCGCTAAATGATGCTATTGATAAAGCAAATGCAGCAAATAATGCAAAATCTATTTTTCTATCAAACATGAGCCATGAAATAAGAACCCCTATGAATGCAGTGTTAGGTTTTGCTGAAATAGGAAGAAACACCAAAGTTTTATTTGAAAAAGATGATTCACTTGAACAAATACAACGTTCAGGTGAACACTTACTGCAAATAATTAATGACGTATTAGACTTTTCTAAAATAGGATCCAAGCAACTTGAGTTGGAAAAAATCTCATTTAGCTTTAGTGCTATTCTTAAAAAAATAACACAAATTTGTAAGTCGGATATTGATAAAAAAAATATATCATTAAATTTCCTATTAGATGATTCGATTCCTAGCCACTTAATTGGTGATCCACTAAAAATAGAACAAATCATCATTAATTTGGTTAGTAATGCTATAAAATTTACGGAACATGGCAGTATTGATATTAACACTCGTCTAAAAAGACAAAACGAAAATAACGTTATCATAGAGTTAAGTGTTAAAGATACAGGAATAGGTATAACGCCAGAACAACAAAAAAACTTATTTATAGCTTTTTCTCAAGCCGATAATTCAATCACTAGAAAGTTTGGTGGCACAGGATTAGGATTAGCGATAAGTAAGCAATTAGTCGAAATGATGGGGGGGGAAATCACACTAAAAAGTGAACGAGATAAAGGCACTGAATTCACATTCACCATACCTTTGACATACTCTACTGAAAAGTTAGAGAAAAAAATAGAAGAATCAGCTGATTTTGATTTAGTAAAATTAAAAGCAGCTTTGTATGGAAAAAAAATCTTGCTAGTTGAAGACAATAGAATCAACCAAATTGTAGCTAAAAAAACACTAGAGCCATTAAGTATTTCAATTGATATAGCAGAGAATGGCTTACAAGCAGTAGAAAAAATGAAAAACAATACTTATTCTTTAGTGTTAATGGATATACAAATGCCTGAGTTAGACGGACTACAAGCAACAGAACAAATTAGAATGTTTGATAATGATACTGTAATTATTGGTATGTCAGCTCATGCTAGTATCCAAGATACTGAAAAAGCGATTAAATCAGGAATGAATGATTATATGACTAAACCCATTAAGCAAAAAACAGTTTTTTTGATGATATCAGAATATATCTTTTAGTTCTTCAGGTAACTAACACCAAATAAGTCTATGCCTTTAGAAGCAAAATTTAGGAGATAGGGTAATATGTTTCTTAAACGTTCATGATGATGGTAACTAGTCTATTTTTAGATGTGATTTAAGTAGTGTTATCGGTACTCCTCATAAAAAACATTAATTAAGCCACCCATAATAACTTGTTTGTTTTTTCAATAATAAACTACACTTAAGTTACCCTCTTATAAGTGTGGTGATTATTATGCCCAAGCCTCGTTCACAACAAATTAGTTTATCTGATACGCCGTATTATCATATTTGCAGTCAAACCGTTCGAAAAGCCTTTTTATGTGGTGTTGATAAAGAAACTGGTGTCAGTTATGAGCACAGGCGTCATTGGATTGAACAACGTATTTTTAAATTATCTCAAGTCTTTGCTATTGATATTTGTGCTCACGCTGTCATGAATAATCACTTACATTTAGTCCTTCATGTTGATAGTGAACAAGTTAACAACTGGACGACGTTCGAGGTACTGTCCCGTTGGCATACGTTGTTTAAAGGCACCCTGTTAACCCGTCAATATCAGCGACAGCAATCATTAACGACATTCGAAATAGAAATAGTTGAAGAAACAGCACAGGTCTATAAACAGCGCTTAATCGATATCAGTTGGTTTATGCGGGCATTAAACGAGCCTATTGCTCGACAAGCCAATAAAGAAGATGAATGCACGGGGCACTTTTGGGAAGGACGCTTTAAATCACAAGCCCTGCTCGATGAAGGGGCATTACTTGCTTGTATGGCTTATGTAGATTTAAATCCAGTGCGTGCTGGCATTGCCCCAACACCTGAGCAATCGAATTTTACCAGTATTCAACTGCGCATCAAGGCAGCCATCATGGGAGAGCAACCGACAAGGTTATTACCTTTTACGGGCCATGAACAGCAAGAGAAAACCTCAGGTATCCGCTTTAGCTTGAAGGACTATTTAACCCTTGTAGATGAAACAGGTCGCGTAATAAGAGCAGACAAACGAGGCGCTATCGATAACAAAACCGCAAATATACTGTCAAGACTTCACATCAGCGATAAAAGCTGGCTAAAACTCACCACAAACTTTGAAGGTATATTCACTGGCGCGGTCGGCACCGCAGAGCATTTGTGTGAATTTACTGAGCACGTGGGGTTAAAGCGAGCACACGGTAAAGCAAATGCCCAAGCTTGTTTGAATAGCGCGTAAACTTAACTACATGCAAAAACAGCACTAAGACCACAAGAAAACACGGCTACCTTGGGGGAAAAGTAAACTTGCCTGAAATTCACTCATTTAGTCAACATCTATAAAAATCGATAGGCAAAGGCTTACAAGATGAAATACATGCATTGTTGTTGGCCAATGGATAGCATTGTTTCAGAGCATTATTATTGTGCAGCATTATCATGGCTGGCATAGTAATTCTCACTGTTGCACATGCTTTCGGGAATTAGTCGGCGCAACCTGAAATGGAAATTACTGGTCGTTGACCTTTATTAGCTTGCTTATAGGTCAGCTTACAAAGTGTATTATCTGCTTTTATAGCATCAGCAAGCATACCTTCTGTATCACTCAAAAATGTAAAAATAACTGGTGATGAACCAGTTAACTCCCAATCAGCGCCTTCAGTGAAATCTAGAACTAATCTTATGTTTGTCTGTGTATTGGAAGGATACCCCCAATGAATCTTTATTCCTGATGATAGTTCTGCATCTTGCAAATTACCAAGTCCTTCAACTATGGCCTTAGCGTTAACTAGCGTGCTAGCTGACACTAAGGCGCCCTTTAATTCATCCATTGCGGATTGTTGAGCATCACTTCGTATGCTTATAAATTTAGGAACAGCTACCGCTGACAAAACCCCTAAGATAACAATAACCACTACAAGTTCAATCAGAGTGAAACCAGATTGATTTTTCATATAGATTAATTCCAAAAAATTAAAGAAGTACTATTAATGACAGCCTGAAAGTTGTGTATAAGAGACCTTTCAGTAGAGGCACGAAAAAAGATCGCTTCTAACAAGTTTTTAATCGTAACGAGGCTTTATAATTTTCAGCCTACTTATTTAAATAAAAATAAAATAACTTATATTTACTTGAAGTTAATTCTCTTATCCTATCTTTTATAGCTGTTTGATTCAATTGAATCATAAATGTGGATATGAGGTAATAAAGAATTATCATAGGTGTCTTGATAACTTTTCTCTCTATGAAGACCCTAATCTTTTCCAGCTTTTAGGTCAACTCTAGGGGTGCCACAAGGGGTCGTTCACCGTTATGATTTAAACTGTTCTAATCCTTTTCATTCTTTCATACTATTGCGTATGCGTAGGGTTATTTTTGAAAGTCTAGGGCTATTAAAAATTTCTTCGCTAAACTCTTCAAAACAAGTTTTTAAAGATTCTGTATTTTTGGAACCTTCAAAATCCAGTAGCAACCATTGTATTCCACAATTTTTAAGCATGCTGGTTTGTTGCCTAGGCGAAATATAATCAAATAACCAATTATTAAAACTTCTATTGCTTCTTGAAAAGTTATAAATGCAAATACAATACAGCATCACCAGTACATACCTAATAATAAACATAACTACCTACTATCGCTCTCGATATATATGGGATGATACTGCCTAACTCATCTAAGAGATAAAAAATAAAATTTTCATGGGTGTCTTGATAACTTTATTATCCTATCTTTTATAGCTGTTTGATTCAATTGAATCATAAATGTGGATATGGGGTAATAAAGAATTATCATGGGTGTCTTGATAACTTAGTAATTCGTCCTAATCCGGTCCTTCCTTTACAAAGCATTATCATGGGTGGCATAGTAATTCGTTAAATGTCAATTTCCTTGCGCCACAAGCGGCGCAAAATTAAACCCGCAGAGATTAAAATAAAGATAGAATGAATCACCTTTTATAAAGGTCCCATTCTTTCTGTTCTAAGAAAAATCTGAGATAAGCTAATTGTTTTTTGACTTTTAAGGCCTCAGGCCGAACCTTTTGAATACAGCTGATGACCTTTTCAATTGGCCAGCCGTGGCAAGTTAACATCATTGCCGCGACTAATCTGGTCCTTCCCTTACCACCTTTACAGTGAATTGTTACACAGCCACCATTATCAATGGTGGCTAATATTAGTGCTTGATATTGCTTCCATTTATCTTCAAATGCTTTATTTGTCACCTCATCATCGACCATAGGTAATTGTATCCAAGTAATATCATATTGTTTGCATAAATCTGGCAGTAACTCTATATGGTTTCTTGTCATCTCTTCATCAAACATCAGAGTCAATAAGACCATTGCACCGGTTTGCTTTAAGTTTTTATTGATACTTCGAGTTCAACTCCCTGAGTTCCAGGGCATGGTGTTAAAATAATTCGTGCACCATTTTCTATATCTATCGAGTAGTAAGGATGTTTATTCATAATAATTATTTTGAGTATTGTCAGCTATAATTCTACCTACTGCGATTCTTTACTTCCTCGTAATGCATCATAAGATTCCAGGTAGAGCTATCGTGAGCGAGATCGATAGAGTTATTGTGAAGCTCACTTTCTATTCTACTGGCTAAACCTTTACCTAGCTCAACTCCCCATTGGTCAAAAGAGCATATTTGCAAAATAATGCCTTGAACAAATATTTTATGTTCGTAAATCGCAATTAAACTACCGAGCGTAAAGGGCGAAATCTTATTCATTAATAAAGTATTGGTTGGCCGGTTACCCTTGTGAACTTTATGGGGTGCGACTTTATCGATGTAGCTAGGTGTACGTCCTTTGGCTATTAAATCGTCCCTAACTTGTTGTTCATTAACACCTTGCATTAGCGCTTGAGTTTGCGCGAAAAAATTAGACATGAGGGATTCATGGTGCCCTTCAATAGGCGTGACACTTTCTACAGAACCAATAAAGTCGGCTGGAACAATATTATTACTTTGATGTAAATATTGATAAAAAGCATGTTGCCCATTAATGCCTAATTCTCCCCATATTGACGGAACGGTTGGATAAGAGATCGCTTCACCATCCCAGTTAACCGATTTACCATTACTCTCCATCTCAGCTTGTTGAAGATAAGCAGATAGCATATGTAAGGATTGGTCGTAAGGTAAAATGGCTTGAGATTGCGCGCCTAAAAAAGTGCAATTCCATATACTTAATAATGCTAATATTACCGGAATATTCT from Colwellia sp. PAMC 20917 includes these protein-coding regions:
- the istA gene encoding IS21 family transposase codes for the protein MSGKPITKQQVNLYMSYRKDHKQTAAAAQSGMSERTARRIESGQHSTTHLPRVYRTRKDPFNGAFEEHLVPLLKADPELQPITLLDQLDTLMPGKFGHNHLRTLQRRVKKWLATEGPEQEVIFRQKYMPGFMGISDYTWMNKLEISIAGQAFSHKLFHYKLVFSGWTYAQLVFGGESFESLSTGLQNAFWRSGGVPQTHRTDSLSAAFNNHYEQEALTERYQKLCAHYSVVATRNNKGVAHENGAIEVAHSHLKRKVDQQLRLRGSRDFATITEYQSFLDVIVAKINRQCKTRFDEERKHLNDLPKRRTNDFCEQYVKVTSSSTISVKRVTYTVPSRLISHRLLVHIYDTRLDLFLGHEKTLSLSRVYAQGHLRSRAVDYKHVIHSLAKKPNAFKYSQLREDLIPEGDFSLLWQQLTAEHVSDKDCRYMVELLLLAHNYNCEHALGRYVLKNHEQGKFISIDMCRKLFAPSTLVIPNIVSHQHQISDYDILLGGLHG
- a CDS encoding GDCCVxC domain-containing (seleno)protein is translated as MQSIKLNSTITCPECGHNKTEKMPTNACQWFYECESCKALLKPLKGDCCVFCSYGTAKCPPIQEGQDCCNS
- a CDS encoding MerR family transcriptional regulator; translated protein: MKTIGKLAKELDINIETIRFYEKKGLISQPIKPENGYRLYSSAIEDKLRFIAKAKALGFTLKEISSLMSMENNCAQVESLGLQKLDIIRNKIFDLQRLESVISKMTNSCKTNQDQYSCPIIDSLK
- a CDS encoding prepilin-type N-terminal cleavage/methylation domain-containing protein; protein product: MKNQSGFTLIELVVVIVILGVLSAVAVPKFISIRSDAQQSAMDELKGALVSASTLVNAKAIVEGLGNLQDAELSSGIKIHWGYPSNTQTNIRLVLDFTEGADWELTGSSPVIFTFLSDTEGMLADAIKADNTLCKLTYKQANKGQRPVISISGCAD
- a CDS encoding ATP-binding protein; its protein translation is MTNKSIKNKSIRLRIIFLIILVFTLVLVFFSYFLKDFITGVEQDLGKKMVLQHAIINKEKALSHFTQNLNLVKRSLLNNTYQDWMKNNDNEKFKTKAIQSVKKDCQVIDCYGWFILSIAPLTSIDWNKESNTIKTVPLKLEENSWLPKKLKENNEFYVDADINTIDGNTYVFFDYIVRENDQVIGTVGSYALVSTITNQLLSTSNQDILDVLIDNHGVFRTSLNENTSRYHPSLSKFLSNKEWHQVIGDDLDKSSLIKLKNNTNSHLVKTIDIRINEVNYIAAIVYIEEIEWYAMSLFSKEAMEGSIVILPLFLVGTLLLFSVIALTLYFLNKLVFKRLIVMNKSVNNIALGNYKDLIKDCRSDELGTLAQGINTMSQEISKNLSKIKSQNNALNDAIDKANAANNAKSIFLSNMSHEIRTPMNAVLGFAEIGRNTKVLFEKDDSLEQIQRSGEHLLQIINDVLDFSKIGSKQLELEKISFSFSAILKKITQICKSDIDKKNISLNFLLDDSIPSHLIGDPLKIEQIIINLVSNAIKFTEHGSIDINTRLKRQNENNVIIELSVKDTGIGITPEQQKNLFIAFSQADNSITRKFGGTGLGLAISKQLVEMMGGEITLKSERDKGTEFTFTIPLTYSTEKLEKKIEESADFDLVKLKAALYGKKILLVEDNRINQIVAKKTLEPLSISIDIAENGLQAVEKMKNNTYSLVLMDIQMPELDGLQATEQIRMFDNDTVIIGMSAHASIQDTEKAIKSGMNDYMTKPIKQKTVFLMISEYIF
- a CDS encoding transposase, whose translation is MPKPRSQQISLSDTPYYHICSQTVRKAFLCGVDKETGVSYEHRRHWIEQRIFKLSQVFAIDICAHAVMNNHLHLVLHVDSEQVNNWTTFEVLSRWHTLFKGTLLTRQYQRQQSLTTFEIEIVEETAQVYKQRLIDISWFMRALNEPIARQANKEDECTGHFWEGRFKSQALLDEGALLACMAYVDLNPVRAGIAPTPEQSNFTSIQLRIKAAIMGEQPTRLLPFTGHEQQEKTSGIRFSLKDYLTLVDETGRVIRADKRGAIDNKTANILSRLHISDKSWLKLTTNFEGIFTGAVGTAEHLCEFTEHVGLKRAHGKANAQACLNSA
- the istB gene encoding IS21-like element helper ATPase IstB — translated: MANILSLPILLKELRLSAIAKEWEVLAQKAVSQEWEPELFLAELCELEANHRHESRLKRLLKESKLPVGKQLHQYKFDEIEGITSLQMKQKVNQIDWLRQGHNILLFGASGLGKTHLACAIGYSLLEKAVRVKFSTSTAIVQELQRAKETLGLTDALRKLDKYELLILDDIGYVKKTDSESQVLFELIAHRYERGSLLITSNQAFSEWDSIFGDNMMTVAAIDRLVHHSDIYQIKGESYRKKQAMQLNSNTGQVN
- a CDS encoding phosphatase domain-containing protein, with the protein product MNKNLKQTGAMVLLTLMFDEEMTRNHIELLPDLCKQYDITWIQLPMVDDEVTNKAFEDKWKQYQALILATIDNGGCVTIHCKGGKGRTRLVAAMMLTCHGWPIEKVISCIQKVRPEALKVKKQLAYLRFFLEQKEWDLYKR
- the merC gene encoding organomercurial transporter MerC, whose product is MINKLLDKVGSGGVLIAALSCTACFPALGSLVSVFGLGFLSFFEGVAVNTLLPIFATLALLVNIYNWYRNKSHLRGALSILGPTAVLLTLYPLWQYGWSTYLFYFGISLMVVMSVLDIVKPIKEIICKV